Proteins encoded in a region of the Mesoflavibacter profundi genome:
- a CDS encoding enoyl-CoA hydratase/isomerase family protein, which produces MNFENILSTTNQGITTITINRPSKLNALNKATIEELHQAFNAANQDKDTKVIIVTGSGEKAFVAGADISEFANFDIENGGKLAAKGQEILFDFVQNLSTPVIAAVNGFALGGGLELAMSAHFRIASDNAKMGLPEVSLGVIPGYGGTQRLPQLIGKGRAMEMVMTAGMIDAQTALSYGLVNHVVTQDELLPLAEKIAGKIMKNSSVAIGKAIQAVNANYKDGVNGFEVEIEQFGACFGTEDFKEGTTAFLEKRKADFPGK; this is translated from the coding sequence ATGAATTTTGAAAATATATTAAGTACAACCAATCAAGGTATTACTACCATTACAATTAACAGACCATCAAAGTTAAATGCTTTAAATAAAGCAACCATAGAAGAGCTTCATCAAGCTTTTAACGCAGCAAATCAGGACAAAGACACTAAAGTGATTATAGTTACTGGTAGTGGCGAAAAAGCTTTTGTTGCTGGTGCAGATATTAGTGAGTTTGCTAATTTTGATATAGAAAATGGCGGAAAATTAGCAGCCAAAGGACAAGAAATTTTATTCGATTTTGTTCAAAATTTAAGTACACCTGTAATTGCAGCTGTTAACGGTTTTGCACTTGGTGGCGGATTAGAATTAGCTATGTCTGCTCATTTTAGAATAGCAAGTGATAATGCAAAAATGGGCTTACCAGAAGTAAGTTTAGGTGTAATTCCTGGTTATGGTGGTACACAACGCTTACCACAATTAATAGGTAAAGGTCGTGCTATGGAAATGGTAATGACTGCAGGAATGATAGATGCACAAACTGCGTTAAGTTATGGTTTAGTAAATCACGTGGTAACTCAAGACGAATTATTGCCTCTAGCAGAAAAAATTGCTGGAAAAATTATGAAAAATTCTAGCGTAGCTATTGGTAAAGCTATACAAGCGGTTAACGCAAATTACAAAGATGGCGTAAATGGATTTGAAGTAGAAATTGAGCAATTTGGAGCTTGTTTTGGTACCGAAGATTTTAAAGAAGGTACAACAGCATTTTTAGAAAAAAGAAAAGCAGATTTTCCTGGTAAATAA
- a CDS encoding PA0069 family radical SAM protein, which translates to MLNNSIKKGRGAQQNISNRFFELSHEIRADFLEYCEKEGELADNDKTQYLEVYPKTIVNKVKSPDVGMSYSMNMYQGCEHGCIYCYARNSHEFWGYSAGLDFERRILVKKNAPQLLETILKKKSWNAQTIVMSGNTDCYQPAEKQFKITRKCLELFLKYKHPVSIITKNALVLRDLDLLKALQKDQLISVNISITSLSEQTRRVLEPRTATIKKRLETVKILSENNIPVNVMLAPIIPSINSHEILPLAKAVSEAGALSIGHTIVRLNGAIGQVFTDWIQKKMPDKAEKVLNQIKDCHNGNLNDSRFATRMKGEGNIAKQVSDLMQLAKLKYFKDKAMPTLNTNLHESYKDGQLKLF; encoded by the coding sequence ATGTTGAATAATTCGATTAAAAAAGGACGTGGCGCGCAGCAAAATATAAGCAATCGTTTTTTTGAATTGTCACATGAAATTAGAGCCGATTTTTTAGAGTATTGTGAAAAAGAAGGCGAATTAGCAGATAATGACAAAACACAATATTTAGAAGTCTATCCAAAAACCATAGTAAATAAAGTAAAATCTCCAGATGTTGGTATGTCGTATTCTATGAATATGTATCAAGGTTGCGAGCATGGATGTATTTATTGTTACGCAAGAAATAGTCATGAATTTTGGGGCTATAGCGCAGGTTTAGATTTTGAAAGACGTATTCTGGTAAAAAAAAATGCACCACAATTATTAGAAACTATTTTAAAAAAGAAATCTTGGAACGCGCAAACCATAGTTATGTCTGGCAATACAGATTGCTACCAACCAGCCGAAAAGCAATTTAAAATAACCAGAAAATGTTTAGAGTTATTTTTAAAATACAAACATCCAGTATCTATAATTACTAAAAATGCGTTGGTTTTAAGAGATTTAGATCTTTTAAAAGCATTACAAAAAGACCAGTTAATAAGTGTAAATATTTCGATTACATCTTTATCAGAGCAAACACGACGTGTATTAGAACCAAGAACAGCTACCATAAAAAAACGACTTGAAACTGTAAAAATTTTAAGCGAAAATAATATACCTGTTAATGTTATGTTGGCACCAATAATTCCATCTATAAACAGTCATGAAATTTTACCATTAGCAAAAGCAGTAAGTGAAGCTGGAGCATTAAGTATTGGACACACTATAGTAAGGCTTAACGGTGCAATTGGGCAAGTATTTACAGATTGGATACAGAAAAAAATGCCCGATAAAGCAGAGAAAGTACTTAATCAAATTAAAGATTGTCACAACGGAAATTTAAACGATTCTAGATTTGCAACTCGCATGAAAGGTGAAGGTAATATAGCAAAACAAGTTTCAGATTTAATGCAATTAGCTAAACTTAAATATTTTAAGGATAAAGCAATGCCAACATTAAATACAAACCTACACGAAAGTTATAAAGACGGACAATTAAAGTTATTTTAA
- a CDS encoding TraB/GumN family protein: MKKIIVVLLCTISLSSFAQQDNQSLLWEITGNNLTKPSYIYGTMHVSKKVAFRLDDIFFEALENTESIALESDPSTWLPYNYESLILTPQNYTYGDYDKNFYSYMFNLNHPKELDIRGSIRSNNRMINGYLYRKDGASDNFEEETYLDMFIYQAGKKQNKPIHSLEDLEESRYLVTKAQHNARKPKIDPWLQKLYEKESPYLLQENTYRDRNLNLLDSIGAASNTEFFRQNMLYTRNSNMVKVMDSIMKYQSMFAGVGAAHLPGKKGMLQLLKDKGYKVKALTSLQSLTGKHKKEALEDKMIPQPTSLNSTPDHFLTLNTFTPLYEFAYGTQKYYISPDMTNGAYLTINRYNTFEFLPNEKDITLERLNDFLFEDIPGDIIKKEQLNQPYPGISVLNKTKKGDYQKYHIYKTPLEIIIIKLAGQKEYVLNKEAEIFNSISFKTPSNSTKKFTSPFNKYSVVFPEFYVTENLENAGQKLIQGLTNNGYYFLKEAAFNDTYYIEEDKFEAKFIVTNFFKDLELENTSGQFKNFNNYYSYQGEAKKDTIDKQHIHLKSIVKDGSYYLLGFVGKSPEHATTYFNSFSFLKTKHEGFKKVIDTSLHFQVITNTKAPTQSDYYNYGSKKKDYEQKRTNTTYFSKANEQIDITKTKFHDLQMYKNIDSLWNEITEEYKTHEDIDDYSNSFKPYNIVKPKKYKKDDKYYYEYSIKDSFSAKEILVKNILKKGALFQLKTLTDTISGPSKFITTFYDTFDPLDTLLGKSVFTDKTNIYFEALKNNDSIILKADSKIKFSKSNASTIIDIIKNFDFPDNKKDIKTYLIEQLSTLEDSRTNAFLKQLYIDSYSNPDIQTTILKSLIKSKTKKSYDQFLELLSKDLPLDNSVNYMFYSYKDSLQLKKSLFPDVLQYTTIEEYKAPIYKLLTRLKDSSIVKTKLYKKYKKQILTDGKIEIKRSLSTKNNYSYRSHTSLLPEYIKLLFPYRKEQNTKTFFDKLLDTENNNALTTYYVFLEQANETIPEKLKEKTINEFKNQSTLVEKMYKHKLYKPYLKSQITQEMFAKSYLFENKTIQKDRDSIHFLGKKEFTTDDDQNGDIYFYMLVKKRDKREDKRFYYAAFLKPKHPDRLQTKVYYKSGYSGDYIDQNKENKDLIQDVLDLVIHKNRKRLKSSGY; encoded by the coding sequence ATGAAAAAAATCATTGTTGTACTACTTTGTACAATTTCGCTATCATCTTTTGCTCAACAAGACAATCAAAGTTTATTATGGGAAATTACAGGAAATAATCTAACCAAACCTTCTTACATATATGGCACCATGCATGTTAGCAAAAAAGTTGCTTTTAGGTTAGATGATATCTTTTTTGAGGCTTTAGAAAATACCGAAAGTATTGCTCTAGAATCTGATCCTTCTACTTGGTTACCTTACAATTATGAATCGTTAATATTAACGCCTCAAAACTATACCTATGGGGATTATGACAAGAATTTTTATTCTTACATGTTTAATCTAAATCATCCTAAAGAGCTAGATATTAGAGGTAGTATTAGGTCTAATAATAGAATGATTAACGGGTATTTATACCGTAAAGATGGTGCTTCAGATAATTTTGAAGAAGAAACTTATCTAGATATGTTTATCTATCAAGCAGGAAAAAAACAAAACAAACCCATTCACAGCTTGGAAGACCTAGAAGAATCTAGATATCTAGTAACAAAAGCACAACATAATGCTAGAAAACCTAAAATAGATCCTTGGCTGCAAAAATTATATGAAAAAGAAAGTCCGTATTTACTTCAAGAAAACACTTATAGAGACAGAAATTTAAACCTTTTAGACTCTATTGGTGCTGCGTCTAATACAGAGTTTTTTAGACAAAATATGCTTTATACAAGAAACTCAAATATGGTTAAAGTCATGGACAGTATTATGAAATACCAATCTATGTTTGCAGGTGTTGGCGCTGCCCATTTACCCGGAAAAAAAGGCATGCTACAATTATTAAAAGATAAAGGTTATAAAGTAAAAGCGCTAACTTCTTTACAATCATTAACAGGAAAACATAAAAAAGAGGCATTAGAAGATAAAATGATACCTCAACCAACTAGTTTAAATAGTACGCCAGATCATTTTTTAACCTTAAATACATTTACACCTTTATATGAATTTGCTTATGGCACACAAAAATATTACATATCTCCAGATATGACTAATGGTGCTTACCTTACCATTAACAGATATAACACATTTGAATTTTTACCAAACGAAAAAGACATTACACTAGAACGTTTAAACGATTTTCTTTTTGAAGATATTCCAGGTGACATTATTAAAAAGGAACAGCTTAACCAACCTTATCCTGGCATTAGTGTATTAAACAAAACTAAAAAAGGTGATTATCAAAAATATCATATTTACAAAACTCCTTTAGAAATAATAATTATTAAGCTAGCTGGACAAAAGGAATATGTATTAAACAAAGAAGCCGAAATTTTCAATTCAATCTCCTTTAAAACACCAAGTAATTCAACTAAAAAATTCACATCACCATTTAATAAATATAGTGTTGTATTTCCGGAATTTTATGTAACAGAAAACTTAGAAAATGCAGGTCAAAAATTAATACAAGGACTTACAAATAATGGTTATTATTTTTTAAAAGAAGCTGCTTTTAATGACACGTATTACATAGAGGAAGATAAATTTGAAGCTAAATTTATTGTAACTAATTTTTTTAAAGATTTAGAATTAGAAAATACTTCTGGCCAATTTAAAAATTTCAACAATTACTATAGTTATCAAGGAGAAGCAAAAAAAGATACTATAGACAAACAACATATACACCTAAAAAGTATAGTAAAAGATGGTAGTTATTATCTATTAGGCTTTGTAGGTAAATCACCTGAACATGCAACTACTTATTTTAATTCGTTTTCATTTTTAAAAACCAAACACGAAGGCTTTAAAAAAGTGATAGATACATCGCTACATTTTCAAGTAATTACAAACACAAAAGCGCCAACACAAAGCGATTATTATAATTACGGATCAAAGAAAAAAGACTACGAACAAAAACGTACAAATACAACGTATTTTTCTAAAGCTAACGAACAGATTGACATCACAAAAACAAAATTTCATGATCTACAGATGTATAAAAACATAGACAGCTTATGGAATGAAATTACAGAAGAATATAAAACACATGAAGATATAGACGACTATTCCAATAGCTTTAAACCTTATAATATTGTAAAGCCAAAAAAATATAAAAAGGACGACAAATATTATTACGAATATTCCATAAAAGACTCCTTTAGTGCAAAAGAAATCTTAGTAAAAAACATTTTAAAGAAAGGTGCATTATTTCAACTAAAAACATTAACAGATACTATTTCTGGACCATCTAAATTTATAACAACGTTTTATGATACATTTGATCCATTAGATACCTTGTTAGGAAAATCGGTATTTACCGATAAAACAAATATATACTTTGAAGCATTAAAAAATAACGATAGTATTATACTTAAAGCAGACTCTAAAATTAAATTTAGTAAATCTAACGCAAGTACAATAATAGATATAATTAAAAACTTTGATTTTCCGGATAACAAGAAGGACATTAAAACCTATTTAATAGAGCAATTAAGCACATTAGAAGATTCTAGAACAAATGCATTTTTAAAGCAATTATATATAGACTCTTACTCCAATCCAGATATCCAGACTACAATATTAAAGTCGCTAATAAAAAGTAAAACAAAAAAATCTTACGATCAGTTTTTAGAATTATTAAGTAAAGATTTACCGTTAGATAATAGTGTAAATTATATGTTTTACTCTTATAAAGATTCATTACAACTTAAAAAATCTCTATTTCCAGATGTGTTACAATACACAACAATAGAAGAATATAAAGCACCAATTTACAAGCTATTAACACGCTTAAAAGACAGCAGTATTGTCAAAACAAAACTTTATAAAAAATATAAAAAACAAATACTTACCGACGGGAAAATAGAAATTAAACGAAGTCTAAGTACTAAAAACAATTACAGTTACAGATCGCACACATCTTTGCTACCAGAATACATAAAATTATTATTTCCTTACAGAAAAGAACAAAACACTAAAACATTTTTTGACAAGTTATTAGATACAGAAAACAATAACGCCTTAACAACATACTACGTATTTTTAGAGCAAGCAAACGAAACAATACCAGAAAAGTTAAAAGAGAAGACCATAAACGAATTTAAAAACCAATCTACTTTAGTAGAAAAAATGTATAAACATAAATTATACAAGCCATACTTAAAATCTCAAATCACTCAAGAGATGTTTGCAAAATCTTATCTTTTTGAAAACAAAACCATTCAAAAAGACAGA
- a CDS encoding MATE family efflux transporter: protein MKQSNSANLGTEAIPKLLIKQAVPASIGILVMSLNILVDTIFVGQWIGSIAIAAINVVLPVSFFIAALGMSIGVGGSSIISRALGEDNYKKALRVFGNQITLTLLFTIVFVVFGLLFVNQIIPAFGGKGDIFEPAKIYYTIVLYGIPFLALCMMGNTVIRAEGNPKFAMYAMLIPSLGNLFLDIIFIKFLDLGMAGAAWATTGSYLCCFVYILWYFYSKYSTLKIQANQFRLDKPIVSEIASLGFVTLSRQAVVSVTYLFLNNILYKLGGENSVTAYAIVGRMLMFALFPVYGITQGFLPIAGFNYGAKNYQRVKQTIYTAIKYAVILGTLVFILLMVFPDYITRLFTADQEVLKQTPNAMRWVFAVTPIIAIQLIGAAYFQAIGKAVPALLLTLTRQGFIFIPLLLVLPNMFGELGVWLSFPIADILSTLVTAYFLYREVKNNLTKPSNGVL from the coding sequence ATGAAACAAAGTAATTCTGCTAATCTTGGCACAGAAGCAATACCAAAGCTTTTGATTAAACAAGCTGTACCTGCATCTATAGGTATTCTTGTTATGTCGCTTAATATTTTAGTAGATACAATATTTGTAGGGCAATGGATAGGATCTATTGCAATTGCGGCTATAAATGTTGTGCTTCCTGTTTCGTTTTTTATTGCAGCTTTAGGGATGAGTATTGGTGTTGGTGGATCGTCTATCATATCTAGAGCTTTAGGAGAAGATAATTACAAAAAAGCGCTACGCGTTTTTGGTAATCAAATTACTTTAACACTGTTGTTTACAATAGTTTTTGTGGTATTTGGTTTGTTGTTTGTAAATCAAATAATACCAGCTTTTGGAGGTAAAGGTGATATTTTTGAACCCGCAAAAATCTACTATACTATTGTATTGTATGGTATTCCTTTTTTAGCACTTTGTATGATGGGTAACACCGTAATACGTGCAGAAGGAAATCCCAAATTTGCAATGTATGCTATGCTTATCCCATCTTTGGGTAATCTTTTTCTGGATATTATATTTATTAAATTTTTAGACTTAGGAATGGCTGGTGCTGCTTGGGCAACAACTGGATCGTATTTATGTTGTTTTGTTTATATTTTATGGTATTTCTATTCAAAATATTCAACGTTAAAAATTCAAGCCAATCAATTTAGGTTAGACAAGCCTATAGTTTCAGAAATAGCTAGTCTTGGTTTTGTAACCTTATCTAGACAAGCTGTGGTTAGCGTAACCTATTTATTTTTAAATAATATTTTATACAAATTAGGAGGAGAAAACTCTGTTACAGCTTACGCTATTGTAGGACGTATGTTAATGTTTGCATTATTTCCTGTGTATGGTATTACTCAAGGGTTTTTGCCAATAGCTGGTTTTAATTACGGAGCAAAAAATTACCAACGTGTTAAGCAAACCATTTATACAGCAATAAAATATGCTGTTATTTTAGGGACTTTAGTGTTTATACTTTTAATGGTGTTTCCAGATTACATAACAAGATTGTTCACAGCAGATCAAGAAGTTTTAAAACAAACACCTAACGCAATGCGTTGGGTTTTTGCGGTTACGCCAATAATAGCAATACAGTTAATTGGTGCAGCTTATTTTCAAGCAATTGGTAAAGCAGTTCCTGCATTATTATTAACATTAACTCGTCAAGGTTTTATTTTTATACCTTTACTTTTAGTTTTGCCTAATATGTTTGGTGAGCTTGGAGTATGGCTTAGTTTTCCAATTGCAGATATTTTATCAACTTTAGTAACCGCATATTTTTTATATCGCGAAGTAAAAAATAACCTAACAAAACCGTCTAATGGAGTATTATAA
- a CDS encoding CopD family protein, giving the protein MEYYNYIKSLHLIFVVTWFAGLFYIPRLFVYQIEAFYKPSPEKEILGKQLKLMAKRLWFIITWPSAILATLFAVWLLVLQPFWLEQPWMHVKLTFVVLLFLYHFKTHVYYKQLQKDIVKKTSNFMRLWNEGATFILFAVVFLVILKSAINWVFGVIGIIVLGVLLMLGFKIYKRIREKNPNA; this is encoded by the coding sequence ATGGAGTATTATAATTACATTAAATCACTACACTTAATATTTGTTGTTACTTGGTTTGCAGGTTTGTTTTATATTCCGCGTTTGTTTGTATATCAAATAGAAGCTTTTTATAAACCATCGCCAGAAAAAGAAATTTTAGGAAAACAATTAAAATTAATGGCAAAACGGTTATGGTTTATCATTACTTGGCCAAGTGCAATCTTAGCAACACTATTTGCTGTTTGGTTACTTGTTTTACAGCCTTTTTGGCTGGAACAACCTTGGATGCATGTAAAACTTACATTTGTAGTTTTATTGTTTCTTTATCATTTTAAAACGCACGTTTATTACAAGCAATTACAAAAAGATATTGTTAAAAAGACATCTAATTTTATGCGACTTTGGAACGAAGGCGCTACATTTATTCTCTTTGCTGTTGTGTTTTTAGTGATTTTAAAAAGTGCCATAAATTGGGTATTTGGAGTAATAGGAATTATTGTATTAGGTGTGTTATTAATGCTTGGTTTTAAAATTTACAAACGCATTCGCGAAAAAAATCCTAACGCTTAA
- the hemH gene encoding ferrochelatase: MKKGVLLVNLGSPDSPNPKDVKTYLGEFLMDPRVIDVPKWARTLLVKGIILNTRPKQSAKAYQKIWWENGSPLIVLSEQLQEKVQEQLDIPVGLAMRYGSMTIKKGLQDLVDKGVEEVFLIPLYPQFAMATTETILVLAEEIRQQHFPNLKIESLPAFYNKPEYIKTLAESIKSHLQGKNYEHLLFSYHGVPERHIRKSDITNGHCKPSDIVDCACCKVPSKAHEFCYKHQCKEVTRLVAEYLNLEEGTYSTSFQSRLGFDPWLQPYTDRTIEKLGQSGIKNMAIVTPAFVSDCLETLEEIAMEGEEIFHEVGGKEFTTVPCLNTDQNWVNNLVSWINNWSNANQNA, translated from the coding sequence ATGAAAAAAGGAGTACTTTTAGTAAACTTAGGATCACCCGATAGTCCAAACCCAAAAGATGTAAAAACATATTTAGGCGAATTTTTAATGGATCCACGTGTTATAGACGTGCCAAAATGGGCAAGAACCTTGCTTGTAAAAGGTATAATATTAAACACTAGACCAAAACAAAGTGCCAAAGCCTATCAAAAAATTTGGTGGGAAAATGGATCGCCTTTAATTGTTTTAAGTGAGCAATTACAAGAAAAAGTACAAGAACAATTAGATATTCCTGTTGGATTAGCCATGCGTTATGGTAGCATGACGATAAAAAAAGGCTTACAAGATTTAGTTGATAAAGGTGTGGAAGAGGTGTTTTTAATTCCGCTTTATCCGCAATTTGCTATGGCTACCACAGAAACGATTTTAGTCTTAGCTGAAGAAATTAGGCAACAACATTTTCCTAATTTAAAAATTGAAAGCTTACCAGCATTTTACAATAAACCAGAATATATTAAAACCTTAGCAGAGTCTATAAAATCTCACTTACAAGGTAAAAACTACGAGCATCTATTGTTTTCTTATCATGGTGTTCCAGAACGTCACATTAGAAAAAGTGATATCACCAACGGACATTGTAAACCAAGTGATATAGTAGACTGCGCATGTTGTAAAGTACCAAGTAAAGCGCATGAGTTTTGTTACAAACACCAATGTAAAGAAGTAACACGGTTAGTTGCAGAGTATTTAAATTTAGAAGAAGGAACATATTCTACATCCTTCCAGTCTAGATTAGGATTTGATCCATGGTTACAACCATATACAGACAGAACCATTGAAAAATTAGGACAAAGTGGTATAAAAAATATGGCAATTGTCACACCAGCTTTTGTAAGTGATTGTCTAGAAACTTTAGAAGAAATCGCTATGGAAGGTGAAGAAATTTTTCATGAAGTTGGTGGTAAAGAATTTACAACAGTACCTTGCTTAAATACAGATCAAAATTGGGTAAATAATCTAGTAAGTTGGATTAATAATTGGTCTAATGCCAATCAAAACGCTTAA
- a CDS encoding AraC family transcriptional regulator — protein MLQKPTFEKITPDFGSSITAVQKTKKRKRSDAFWHFHPEIELVYVNKGKGKRHIGSHLSYFNNSQLILIGSNLPHNGFTDRLTSKGKETLIQFRPEFLGDQFFNIPEMASIAILLEKAKKGILFKPETKKIVGPKIEKLPKHNGPKRVIKLLEILHLLSQAKDYVILNADGYAFETQPQDSLKIDKIFKHINANFQNHISLEEVADQVSMTVPAFCRYFKKATGKTFTQLVNEYRVVHATKLLLESKISITDICFESGFNNFSHFNKIFKENTGKSASHYRSEMQHLIG, from the coding sequence GTGTTACAAAAACCAACATTTGAAAAAATTACACCAGACTTTGGAAGTTCTATTACAGCTGTACAAAAAACAAAAAAGCGTAAAAGAAGTGATGCATTTTGGCATTTTCATCCAGAGATAGAGTTAGTTTATGTAAATAAAGGTAAAGGGAAGCGTCACATTGGAAGTCATTTATCCTATTTTAATAACAGTCAATTAATATTAATTGGTTCTAATTTACCTCATAATGGATTTACAGATCGATTAACATCTAAAGGTAAAGAAACATTAATTCAATTTAGACCAGAGTTTTTGGGTGATCAATTTTTTAATATTCCAGAAATGGCTAGCATTGCTATTTTGTTAGAAAAAGCAAAAAAAGGAATTTTATTTAAACCAGAAACTAAAAAGATAGTAGGACCAAAGATAGAAAAGTTGCCAAAACATAATGGTCCAAAACGTGTAATTAAACTATTAGAAATATTACACTTATTATCTCAAGCCAAAGATTATGTTATTTTAAATGCAGATGGTTATGCTTTTGAAACTCAGCCACAAGACAGTTTAAAAATTGATAAAATATTTAAACACATTAATGCAAATTTTCAAAATCATATAAGTTTAGAAGAAGTTGCAGACCAAGTTAGTATGACAGTTCCTGCCTTTTGTAGGTATTTTAAAAAAGCAACAGGAAAAACTTTTACGCAATTAGTGAATGAATATAGAGTTGTACACGCAACAAAATTGCTGTTAGAAAGTAAAATTAGTATAACCGATATTTGTTTTGAGTCTGGATTTAATAACTTTTCTCATTTTAATAAAATCTTCAAAGAAAATACAGGTAAAAGCGCTTCGCATTACAGAAGCGAAATGCAACATCTTATAGGTTAA
- a CDS encoding sensor histidine kinase, translating to MKIAKLSLRVRIFIAMISLVLLASILIALVAAYQYREETQDYHKQRLERKETSIKRHINFVIRETSFEVVPEKIPFIFKEEIYKIADVHGLQVNLYDLEGTLLISSKAALPQDVKEKCLDAEILNILNSTVDHRYVQKRDVKGQSFRSSYTYITDQKFKPLAILNLPYLENDDFLSRELNEFFERLGYTYILMLIIAVILAFLISKYITKSLKTISEKIKQIRLEKRNEKIVIKSSSSEIDTLVKSYNSMLDELEESAVKLARSEREQAWREMAKQVAHEIKNPLTPMRLTVQSFQRKFNPEDPDIHQKLDEYSKTLIQQIDTMSSIASAFSNFAKMPAQQNEQLNVVKIIDLALDIFNEDYIEFLPEKEEIIAKLDRTQLIRVVTNLVKNGIQAIPEGKQPKIVVQVLDLDTEVQINISDNGSGVSKENQDKIFEPKFTTKSSGMGLGLAMVKNIVETYKGNITFVTQENTGTTFSVLFPKG from the coding sequence ATGAAAATCGCAAAACTTTCTCTTCGTGTACGCATATTTATAGCAATGATTTCTTTAGTGCTATTAGCTTCCATATTAATAGCATTGGTTGCAGCATATCAATATAGAGAAGAAACTCAAGATTATCATAAACAACGTTTAGAACGTAAAGAAACTAGCATAAAACGTCACATTAATTTTGTTATTAGAGAAACGTCTTTTGAAGTTGTTCCAGAGAAAATTCCTTTCATTTTTAAAGAAGAAATCTATAAAATAGCAGACGTACATGGATTACAAGTTAATTTATATGATTTAGAAGGAACGCTATTAATTTCGTCTAAAGCAGCATTGCCACAAGATGTAAAAGAAAAATGTTTAGATGCCGAAATTTTAAATATTTTAAACTCTACAGTAGACCATCGATATGTCCAAAAAAGAGATGTAAAAGGACAAAGTTTTAGGTCGTCTTACACTTACATTACAGATCAAAAGTTTAAGCCTTTAGCGATTTTAAATTTACCATATTTAGAAAATGACGATTTTTTATCTCGCGAGTTAAATGAATTTTTCGAGCGTTTAGGTTACACCTATATTTTAATGCTAATTATAGCAGTAATACTAGCGTTTTTAATATCTAAGTATATCACCAAATCACTAAAAACAATTAGTGAAAAAATTAAGCAGATTAGATTAGAAAAACGAAACGAAAAAATTGTCATAAAATCTTCTTCTTCTGAAATTGATACACTGGTAAAATCTTACAACAGTATGCTAGACGAGCTTGAAGAAAGTGCTGTAAAATTAGCAAGAAGCGAACGTGAGCAAGCTTGGCGCGAAATGGCTAAACAAGTAGCGCACGAGATTAAAAATCCGTTAACGCCAATGCGATTAACAGTACAAAGTTTTCAAAGAAAATTTAATCCAGAAGATCCAGATATACACCAAAAATTAGACGAGTATAGTAAAACTCTAATTCAGCAAATAGATACTATGAGTTCTATAGCTAGTGCATTTTCCAATTTTGCAAAAATGCCTGCTCAACAAAACGAACAATTAAATGTTGTAAAAATTATAGACTTAGCGTTAGATATTTTTAACGAAGATTACATAGAATTTTTACCAGAAAAAGAAGAAATTATTGCAAAGTTAGATCGTACACAGTTAATACGTGTAGTTACCAACTTAGTAAAAAATGGTATACAAGCCATACCAGAAGGTAAACAACCAAAAATAGTGGTACAGGTATTAGATTTAGATACAGAAGTACAAATTAATATATCAGATAATGGATCTGGTGTATCAAAAGAGAATCAAGATAAAATTTTTGAACCTAAATTTACCACAAAGTCAAGCGGTATGGGATTAGGATTAGCAATGGTAAAAAACATTGTAGAAACCTACAAAGGAAACATTACCTTTGTCACTCAAGAAAACACAGGAACAACGTTTAGCGTTTTGTTTCCTAAAGGATAA